From a single Arthrobacter sp. SLBN-112 genomic region:
- a CDS encoding GAF and ANTAR domain-containing protein: MDAQPFRTAELQDGIYSLLQDMVLETSDAEEFFQELASFSSSLLSPPESKVHCNVTVARRKKPVTVACSDARARVMDELQYAFGDGPCLMAMRTGTTIYVPDVSREHRWPGYIQAVAEEGIQSILAVPLRLEGESTAALNIYSSRPHGISGEDIARAELFGEQSAKTLRLELRLTRLQEAKDNLEAAMKSRTVIDIAVGVIMAQNRCSQDAAFTILRRASGSRNIKLHEVAAGVIGAIFPQAAALQTHFDE, from the coding sequence TGCAGGACGGGATCTACTCCCTACTCCAGGACATGGTTCTGGAAACCTCGGACGCCGAGGAGTTCTTCCAGGAACTGGCAAGCTTTTCCTCGTCCCTCCTTTCCCCACCTGAATCAAAGGTGCACTGCAATGTCACCGTGGCACGCAGGAAGAAACCGGTCACGGTAGCCTGCAGCGACGCCAGGGCCCGGGTGATGGATGAACTCCAGTACGCGTTCGGCGACGGCCCTTGCCTGATGGCCATGCGGACCGGTACCACGATCTACGTCCCTGACGTGTCACGGGAACACCGCTGGCCCGGATACATCCAAGCCGTCGCGGAAGAGGGAATCCAGTCAATCCTGGCTGTTCCCCTGCGGTTGGAGGGCGAATCCACGGCGGCCCTGAATATTTACTCCTCGCGGCCGCATGGCATTTCCGGTGAAGACATCGCCCGTGCTGAACTGTTCGGTGAACAATCGGCCAAGACTCTCCGGTTGGAGCTGCGCCTGACCCGGCTGCAGGAGGCAAAAGACAATCTGGAAGCGGCGATGAAAAGCCGGACGGTTATCGATATTGCCGTCGGTGTGATCATGGCGCAGAACCGCTGCAGCCAGGACGCGGCATTCACCATCCTGCGGAGAGCTTCCGGTTCCCGGAACATCAAGCTCCATGAGGTAGCGGCAGGAGTCATCGGAGCCATCTTCCCTCAGGCCGCTGCACTTCAAACCCACTTCGATGAATAG